ATGGAGGCCATGAACCTCATGCGGGGCTACGGCGGCGAGCGGGCCGACGAGGTTCTCCCCGGCGCGCTCGACTGGCTGGACCGCACCGGCGCGAACGACAACTGGTTCCTGCACCTGCACCTGTGGGATCCGCACACGCCCTACAACACGCCCGACGACTACGGGAACCCGTTCGCCGATGACCCGGTGCCCGCCTGGCACACCGAGGACGTGCGGGCCCACAACTGGAGCCTGGCCGGGCCCCATTCCGCCCAGGAACCGTGGGGCTTCAAGCCCGACGAGTGGGGTCCGCTCCCCCCTCGTCAGCCGTGGAACGCGGACTCGATGGAAACGCTGAAGGGCATCTTCGACGGCTACGACGTGGGCATCCGCTACGCCGACGACGCGGTGGGCACCGTGATGAACAAGCTCGACGACCTGGGCGTGCTCGACGACACCGCCGTACTCATCTCGTCGGACCACGGCGAGGCGTTCGGGGAACTCGGGGTCTACGCCGACCATCAGGCGGCCGACGAGGCAACCTGCCACATCCCGTCGATCCTGCGTTGGCCCGGGGTCGAGCCCCGGGTGTTCTCGGGCCTCCAGTACCACCTCGACATCGCGGCCACCGCCGTCGATCTCGCGGGCATCGCCGTGCCGACCGATTGGTGGAGCGGCGAGAGCACCAAGGCCGAACTCGACGCGGGCACCGACAACGGACGCGACGCCCTGTTCCTGTCGCAGGGCGCCTGGTCGTGTCAACGGGGTGTGCGTTGGGGCGATCACCTCTATCTCCGGACCTGGCACGACGGCTACCACCCGCACTGGAACGACGAGATGCTGTTCGACCTCGCCGCCGACCCGCACGAGACCCACGATCTCGCCCCGGCCGAACCGGACCGGGTGCGCGAAGGTGCCGACCGGCTCGAGGCCTGGACCCGGGAGCAGGTCCCGCTCGCGCTCGGTGATCTCGGCGACCCGATGGACATCGTGCTCGCCGAGGGTGGCCCGCTCCATGTGCGCGGTGCGCTCCCGGAATACCTCGAACGGCTACGAGCAACCGACCGTGGTCACTGGGCCGATGCCCTCGTCGAGCGATTCCCCGACGACGCGAAGCCGGAGAAGTGAACAGACCCATGAGTGACATCCCGCCAATCCTGCGCCTCGAGCCCGTGTCCGAGAACCGTTACGCGGTGACCAACGCCGGCGATGCCGCGGAGAACCCCGTGGTGTTCGGCGGCCAGCTGCTGGCCCAGATGATCACCGCCGCCGGAGCCCACAGCGAGGGCAAGACGGTGAGGACGATCCACACGACGTTCGCCCGAGCGGCGAGGGTCGACGCCGACACCGAACTGCTGGTCGACACCTTCCACGGCGGACGATCGTTCGCCAGCCACACGATCACCGCGGTGCAGGGCGACCGCATCTGTGCCCGTGCCCAGGTTTTGACCGACGCCGGCGAGCCCGACCTGATCGAGCACCACGACCCTGCGCCCGAACGCACACCGCCGGCGGGCGACGGCGACACCGGCCACTCGGTGTTCCCCGGCGCCGAGTTCGTGATCGCCGACGGGGTCGACCTCGTCGACAGCGCCGCCCCCGTCGGACCGGCCGAGCTCACCGTCTGGTACCGCAGCCGTCACACCCCCGACGATCCGCTCGTCAACCAGGCCGTGCT
The sequence above is a segment of the Acidimicrobiales bacterium genome. Coding sequences within it:
- a CDS encoding sulfatase, yielding MRFLYIDIDTLRADHLGCYGYHRDTTPNIDALAAEGIRYENVYASDVPCLPSRTALATGLFGIRNGVANHGGLAADLRPMGAERGFFGKVAMNAWAAKFYWAGWHTASISSFPFRHSASWWNHGVMEAMNLMRGYGGERADEVLPGALDWLDRTGANDNWFLHLHLWDPHTPYNTPDDYGNPFADDPVPAWHTEDVRAHNWSLAGPHSAQEPWGFKPDEWGPLPPRQPWNADSMETLKGIFDGYDVGIRYADDAVGTVMNKLDDLGVLDDTAVLISSDHGEAFGELGVYADHQAADEATCHIPSILRWPGVEPRVFSGLQYHLDIAATAVDLAGIAVPTDWWSGESTKAELDAGTDNGRDALFLSQGAWSCQRGVRWGDHLYLRTWHDGYHPHWNDEMLFDLAADPHETHDLAPAEPDRVREGADRLEAWTREQVPLALGDLGDPMDIVLAEGGPLHVRGALPEYLERLRATDRGHWADALVERFPDDAKPEK
- a CDS encoding thioesterase family protein; amino-acid sequence: MSDIPPILRLEPVSENRYAVTNAGDAAENPVVFGGQLLAQMITAAGAHSEGKTVRTIHTTFARAARVDADTELLVDTFHGGRSFASHTITAVQGDRICARAQVLTDAGEPDLIEHHDPAPERTPPAGDGDTGHSVFPGAEFVIADGVDLVDSAAPVGPAELTVWYRSRHTPDDPLVNQAVLAWGTDGFLIGTAMRPHAGMGYDRAHVDLSTGVIGHTLTFHRPFSMTDWLLMEHEAPFAGGGRSYGRCHIFDRAGALVASYIQDNMIRAMPQGQSF